TTGGATTTCTGGTCGGCGCAATCGTTATGCTGATCGGAGGCTATGATCCAATCGCTGCCTATGGAGCCTTGTTCAAGCGCGTCTTCGGCAGCCCATATGATTTCGGCGAGGCAATCCGCGAAATGACGCCGCTGATGCTGACCGGTCTATCGGTAGCCTTTGCGTTCCGTTCCGGACTCTTTAATATCGGTGCAGACGGTCAGGTGCTGATCGGAATGACGGCGGCATCGCTCATCGGCATTAAATGGGCCGGATTGCCCTTGTTCCTTTTGGTTCCCCTTGCGGTTATCGGAGCCGGCTTGTGCGGCGGACTTTGGGCCGGTATTGCCGGTTACCTGAAAGCCAAGCGCGGCATCAACGAAGTTATCACAACGATTATGCTGAACTGGATTGCCCTTTTTCTGGCCAACTACATTGTCCGCAACTTTTTGCTGATTCCGGGGCAGAATCGGTCCGAGGATATTCCGGCTTCCATATCAATGACCTTTTTAAATTCATTCTTTGATAACGCTCGCCTTCACTGGGGAACGATTATCGCGCTGGCGGCGGCGGTGTTCTTCTACATTTATTTGTGGAAGACGAAGCAGGGCTTTGAGATGCGGGCTGTAGGCCTTAATCCCCATGCCGCCGAGTATGCGGGGATGAATGTTGGACGAAACGTCATGAAATCGATGTTTATTGCCGGAGTCTTCGCGGGACTCGCCGGAGCCGGCGAGGTGCTTGGCGTATTTCACTACCAAGCCGTGTTTGCGGGATCGCCGGGCTACGGCTTTGACGGCATCGCAGTGGCGCTGCTGGGGCTTACACATCCTTTCGGTGTCATTCTGGCCGCGATTCTTTATGGAATGCTGACTTACGGGTCGGCGGGCATGAGCTTCAATGCGGACGTTCCGCCTGAGCTGATCCGCATCGTAATCGGTTCGATTATATTCTTCATCGCGGCACAGGGGATTGTGCGCTGGGTGCTTAAGCCCTTTTACTTCAAGCGCAAGAAAGAGAAGGTGTTATAGATGGATGTGCTGACGCTGCTAGGCCAAATGCTCAATACGACGCTTGTATTCTCCACAGCGCTCATTTTCGCCGCTCTGGGCGGCATCTTCTCCGAGCGTTCGGGCGTGGTGAACATCGGGCTTGAGGGTCTCATGATGTTCGGTGCCTTTGCCGCCGCCGTCGGCGGTTATTATGCCCAGGATGCGGGGTATGCCGGCATGGCTCCCTGGATCGGCGTGCTCTGCGCCATGGCCGTCGGCGTAATTGGGGCGCTTATTCATGCCTTCGCTTCCATAACGTTCAAAGCGGATCAGACGATCAGCGGTACGGTAATCAACTTCCTTGCCGCGGGCAGTACGCTTTATCTTGTTAAGCTGCTGTTCGAAGGGGCGGGGGAAACGCCGCTGATCGACGGGTTCTATAAATACAAGGTGCCGGTGCTTTCTGAAATTCCGGTGTTGGGACCCGGCTTGTTTAATAGTTACCCTACAACCTACTTGGCGATCATTCTGGTGATTGTGGTGTATTACCTCCTGTTCAAAACGCCGTTCGGTCTTCGTCTCCGGGCGGTCGGCGAGCATCCGAGTGCAGCAGACACGCTTGGGGTTAACGTCAACCGGATGCGGTATATCGGCGTTATGCTAAGCGGCATGTTAGCCGGTATCGGCGGAGCGACGATTACACTTACGACGACAGGCACCTTCGCCCACAATACGATTTCCGGGCAGGGCTTTATCGCCATTGCGGCCATGATTTTCGGCAAGTGGAATCCGCTTGGCGCGTTCGGCGCGGCCGTGTTCTTCGGATTCTCGCAGGCGATCCGCAATTACGTTCAACAATTTGGATGGTCTCAGGATATCCCCCAGGAATTTATCTACATGATCCCTTACGTGCTGACCATTATTGTCCTTGTGAGCGCGGTCGGCCGCTCCTCGGCTCCGTCGGCGCTGGGGCAGCCTTACGATCCAAGCAAACGATAAATGGCGATCGTCCCCTTTCGTTTCAACCGCATTTCCGGTTTCAGCCGGAGATGCGGTTTTTTGTTTGCGCATTTTCTTATCCGGATAGGCAGCCTGGGCAGAGGTACAGGCGGGCAGAAGCGGCGCCGAATACACTGTCTCGAAGACAGCAATAGGAAAGCAGAGATTTTTTGGCAGCAGGGCTAATTCTGCCTGTGTGCACAGTTCTGAGAATGTCAAGAGGAGGGATATTATGACACAACTTGTGACCAAGAAGCAGGTTATGAAACTCGTGGGCAAAAATATCGTAGCGGTGAAAAAAGACGGAACGAAGGTTGCCGGCAAACTGCTTCGCATCTCGGGCAATCGTCTGATTGTGCAGCGGTCCGGAGGCAAAAAAGTACAAACGAAAGCCCTTATCCCGCTGGTGTTGTTCGACCTGCTTGCTATAGGGACCGCACCATACGCTTACGTCGGCTACGGCTATGGATATGGCAAGCCTTATGGCCCGGGTTACGGCCATGGCTACGGCTACGGCAAGCCTTATGGCTCGGGTTACGGCTACGGCGGCGGACCTAATCCCTACGGTTTTTTCTAAGACTCCAATTTTTCAAATGCCTGTCGCCTGTAAATGTTTCTCCATCTCGTAGCACATGCCCTGCGACGAATATCGGACTACGGAGTAGCCCAGCTTTTCATAAAAAGCGAGCCCGCCGGCATTCCCGATGTCTACAGCCACTTTGGATCGCCGGCATCCGCGTGATAATGCAAACCGCTCCGCCCGGTCCATGAGCAAATTTCCCCAGCGTTTCCTCTTCGCAGACGAGTGGACGGCAAGCATATCGATATACAGCAGATCTCCGTGCAGCATAAAATGGACAAAACCCAGCGGGTCGCTGTCGTAATCGCGGCTCGCCACAAGCGTCACTCCCCGTCCGAGCCGGCCAGGGAGTTCTTTTTTGACCTGGTTCAGCACTTTTGCGGGCAGATGGGACAATGGCACAAGCTCGGTCTCGATCAACCGGTGAATAATCTCATCGTCCTGTTTGGGTCTGCGGTATCGGATCACGGCGCTTCCCCCTTCCACATATTGTCGTACATCATATGATTGGCGGGGGGCTGCGGGTTCCGCCCAGGACCAAAGAGGGACAAAGCGGGGAGATCAAAATAAGGGATTGACTAACCGTGTAAGGAATCATATAATGTGTCTAAACATTTTATTGACTATATTCAACGGCAATGAAGAGGACGAAGTTTTAAGGGCTCTTTTGACCAGAGAGCGGGTGGAACTGCTGAAACCACCGCCAAAACCCCTTATATACGAGCTCACCTCGGAGCTGTTTTCCTGAAAGGTCCGCTTTTGGATTAGGCGGAATTATTAGGGAAAATCGTGTGGTCCGCGTTACGGACTTCAGGTTGCAAAGATCGGCTTTTGCCTACATCGATGGGTTTTTGCAATCCTGCCAAGGCATTGCATCGCGAGATGCATTGCAAATATGGGTGGTACCACGGAAGAACAGCCTTTCGTCCCTCACGCGCTTATGCGGCACGTGGGAGATGAAAGGCTTTTTTGATTGTATGAAGCCGGCTGGTTGAATGATAAGGGCGATCGTCGTTTGTATAGGAAGTTTGACATTTTGTAAGGAGGATGACTGAATGATGACGCAAATACCGGAAGCGCGGTCAACAGAAGAATTACGTGAGAAATGGATGAAGCCGGAAGTGATCAGCGGATCGGAGATTTTGCTCCGCAGCCTGGTGCTTGAGGGCGTGGATACCGTGTTCGGATACCCCGGCGGAGCCGTTCTGTATATTTATGACGCGCTGTATGGCTTCAGTGATTTCAACCATGTGCTGACCCGCCATGAACAAGGGGCGATTCACGCGGCTGACGGATATGCAAGAGCAAGCGGCAAGACGGGCGTATGTATCGCGACTTCCGGACCCGGGGCGACCAATCTGGTCACCGGCATTGCCACGGCGTATATGGACTCCGTTCCGCTGGTGGTGATCACGGGCAACGTTTTCTCCAGCCTGATCGGTACGGACGCTTTTCAGGAAGCGGACATTACCGGCATCACGATGCCGATCACTAAACACAGCTATCTGGTGCGCAATGTGGAGGATTTGCCAAGAATCATTCACGAAGCTTTCCATATTGCATCGACGGGCCGCAAAGGGCCGGTGCTTATCGATATTCCAAAGGACGTATCCGCGGCGAAGACGCTGTTCACTCCCGTGACGAGCGTAAATCTTCGGGGATACAATCCGCGCACGGTTCCGAACAAGCTGCAGCTCGACAAGCTGGTGCGCGCGATTTCGGAAGCCGAGCGGCCGATCATCATCGCGGGCGGCGGCGTTATTTATTCCGGGGCGCATGAGGCGATGTACGAATTCGTCAAGCGTACGGAAATCCCGATCACGACAACGCTGCTTGGACTGGGCGCTTTCCCGAGCGCCGACGAGCTGTGGATGGGCATGCCGGGGATGCACGGCACATATACGGCGAACAACGCCATCCAGCAGTGCGACCTGCTGATCAATATAGGCGCCCGGTTCGACGACCGCGT
This region of Paenibacillus sp. URB8-2 genomic DNA includes:
- a CDS encoding ABC transporter permease — its product is MNKFKKIFATDSYIVPLVAILLGFLVGAIVMLIGGYDPIAAYGALFKRVFGSPYDFGEAIREMTPLMLTGLSVAFAFRSGLFNIGADGQVLIGMTAASLIGIKWAGLPLFLLVPLAVIGAGLCGGLWAGIAGYLKAKRGINEVITTIMLNWIALFLANYIVRNFLLIPGQNRSEDIPASISMTFLNSFFDNARLHWGTIIALAAAVFFYIYLWKTKQGFEMRAVGLNPHAAEYAGMNVGRNVMKSMFIAGVFAGLAGAGEVLGVFHYQAVFAGSPGYGFDGIAVALLGLTHPFGVILAAILYGMLTYGSAGMSFNADVPPELIRIVIGSIIFFIAAQGIVRWVLKPFYFKRKKEKVL
- a CDS encoding ABC transporter permease → MDVLTLLGQMLNTTLVFSTALIFAALGGIFSERSGVVNIGLEGLMMFGAFAAAVGGYYAQDAGYAGMAPWIGVLCAMAVGVIGALIHAFASITFKADQTISGTVINFLAAGSTLYLVKLLFEGAGETPLIDGFYKYKVPVLSEIPVLGPGLFNSYPTTYLAIILVIVVYYLLFKTPFGLRLRAVGEHPSAADTLGVNVNRMRYIGVMLSGMLAGIGGATITLTTTGTFAHNTISGQGFIAIAAMIFGKWNPLGAFGAAVFFGFSQAIRNYVQQFGWSQDIPQEFIYMIPYVLTIIVLVSAVGRSSAPSALGQPYDPSKR
- a CDS encoding GNAT family N-acetyltransferase encodes the protein MIRYRRPKQDDEIIHRLIETELVPLSHLPAKVLNQVKKELPGRLGRGVTLVASRDYDSDPLGFVHFMLHGDLLYIDMLAVHSSAKRKRWGNLLMDRAERFALSRGCRRSKVAVDIGNAGGLAFYEKLGYSVVRYSSQGMCYEMEKHLQATGI
- the ilvB gene encoding biosynthetic-type acetolactate synthase large subunit; amino-acid sequence: MMTQIPEARSTEELREKWMKPEVISGSEILLRSLVLEGVDTVFGYPGGAVLYIYDALYGFSDFNHVLTRHEQGAIHAADGYARASGKTGVCIATSGPGATNLVTGIATAYMDSVPLVVITGNVFSSLIGTDAFQEADITGITMPITKHSYLVRNVEDLPRIIHEAFHIASTGRKGPVLIDIPKDVSAAKTLFTPVTSVNLRGYNPRTVPNKLQLDKLVRAISEAERPIIIAGGGVIYSGAHEAMYEFVKRTEIPITTTLLGLGAFPSADELWMGMPGMHGTYTANNAIQQCDLLINIGARFDDRVTGKLDGFAPNAKIVHIDIDPAEIGKIVSPDIPIVGDVKTVLEQLIPEVGRAANADAWRTQIAQWKLDKPLRYNDDGKVLKPQWVIEMINDTTKGEAIVTTDVGQHQMWAAQYYKFNHPRSWVTSGGLGTMGFGFPSAIGAQMANPERLVVSINGDGGMQMCSQELAICAIHNIPIKIVVINNEVLGMVRQWQNLIYGKRYSYTDLAGSPDFVKLAEAYGVKGLRATTKEEARSAWLEALETPGPVLVEFLVSKDENVYPMVTQGSTIDQMLMGDE